Sequence from the Brachionichthys hirsutus isolate HB-005 chromosome 4, CSIRO-AGI_Bhir_v1, whole genome shotgun sequence genome:
acatcagtttaaaaaaaaaaatattattactgAAAACTTTTAGTGAAGATATAATACTTGCATACACATTTTTCTGTAGTTCTTTGCCCATGTGGAAGAGGCTGTGTGGGCGGTGGAAGTGCTAAAGACCAGCAACAAGCCAGTGGGTGCAACACTGTGTATCTCGCCTATGGGGGACCTGCATGGAGTCCCACCTGGAGAGTGTGCTGTCAGACTGGTCAAAGCTGGTATACGGACCTTCTGTCATATGGCAATTCTAACATTAGGTTTTAGCTTTAATCTAGAGGTGTTTTTATGTTCGTGCACAGGAGCTGACATTGTTGGAATAAACTGCCACTTGGACCCACTGACGTGTGTTCGTACGGTGAAGCTGATGAAAGAGGGATTAGAGAAAGCTGGTCTAAAAGCACATCTTATGGTCCAGCCATTGGGCTTTCACACACCAGAATGTTGTCACACCGGATATTCCAGCCTACCAGAGTTCCCATTCggtcagaattttttttttaatcttattaTCTCAAAGTTTTGTTTTagtatgataaaaaaaaaaactgtgaaaaaACTTGCCGTTagttgcaaaaaaatatatttgtagaCCGAATTTAAAGTAGTAAGTGTTAATGCAAAGCTTCTGTCTTGGTATTCTCCTCTCAGCATTGGAGAGTAGATCAATTACTCGCTGGGACGTCCATAAATACGCCAGAGCGGCGTACAATGCTGGAATTCGCTACATTGGTGGCTGCTGTGGATTTGAGCCCTATCATATCCGAGCTATAGCAGAAGAActggctgcagagagaggctTCCTCCCGCCGGCTTCAGAGAAGCATCGGCTCTGGGGAGCTGCTCTGAAGACGCATAGCATTCCCTGGGTCAGAGCCAGGTAAGGCGAAGCAGAAACAGTTTGCACTCTTCAAATTATGACAAGATGTTGTAAACAGTAGTGTAAAGAAAAATACATGTCATATTTCTGCTTTGAATAAGTGTTGACTTAACTATGAAACTTTGTCAAAGGGCTTGCCAGGCGTACTGGGAAAACCTTTTACCTGCTTCAGGACGTCCCACATGTCCTTCCATGGCCACGCCACAGACTGAATGAGAGGGAGGATTACTCATACCTATCATCGAGCAAGCCAGCACAATCACCTGTCTACAGTTTGATTAACAGAATACTATGCTGATATTCATGGCCcaggaaaaaatatttggaaaacaATGTTTTGGAAGTATGTAAAGGATAAATCTGTGAAATGATTTCAGGGCCTTCTGGCACATGCATGAGCAAAAAGCATAGAACTAGAAATAAATAACTTAAAGATAGTAATTAAATGGTCTTATAAATGATTACAGGCAGTTCAAAAAAGGTTTTGCACCACAATTTCTGTTCTGCTCTCTAAGCTGCAGcaactatttttttaaaactttatttatttacattatgaAAACACGACATTCAGTAAACAATAAACTGTAGATAAGCAAAtacattagtagtagtagtagtagtaatttatttcagtcagtatcttaactcaaaatataaataaatgaaacaacagaacaaaacaaaaaatatattgatGACAACGTAGAACGCTGCAGCTGGTCTGCGACTCAGTCTCCTGCTGACGTCATCACGTCCTTACGTATCAAATTGAATACTGATGTTGCTTTTAATGTACATCGGACATTTTACTACTTTCTCAAAGTAACCTGGTTCGGCTTCTTTGTTGTATTTAATACAATTGGAGATTAATTCAATGCTTAAATCCAATTGATTTAGaattaaacagaaacaaacaataataaaaaaaattaaacgaTCACACGAAAACTTTAGTCCTGCGTGGGGGTTTTTTTTCGTCGGAAGTCAATATTCCGTGCAGCACCGGAAGGCACCATTGGGTATTTCGCTGGTCTGACTTGGCCGACGATGGAAGGAACATGGCAATGTTATTGTGGACGCTAACCTGGATGAAAAACGCCCGTCAGGCCTATGCATCCCCCCAGGCTGCTCTATTTGGACGCCGTGGTTTTACTCCATGATGTGACGGGAGGACTCGAGCCGGATGAAACGTCAACGCGCACTGCAGATTCATCCCGATGATGAGAAGAGGATGATCTCCTCTCGACGAGAACGCAGAGCGTGGTGGTAAacgttgttcttgtttttttattttttattttttttgacgcACCGGCTCCGTTTTAGCCGTATTTAGCCTTTTGACGTCACTTTCCAGAGATGTCGTTCACCATGGAGGACCATTTGGAGTCGGGTTGGGTAGCCGTGCGTCCGAATGCATTcgaggagaaggaaaaacacaaatttgCTTTTATCGTCGCCTGGAATGAGGTGGAGGGTAAATTTGCTGTCACCTGTCATAACAGGACGGCGCAGAGGAGAAGCTCCGGGAGGGACTCTCTGGTGGAGGAGGGGGCGAGCAGCCTGGACAGGGACACAGCACAAAGTCTCTTAAGGGACAGGAGCCCTGCCAAAAGAGGCAGAGATGCTGTGACTGAATGTTCCCAATCTCCACTCAGTccagatttggaggtgctgaaaGCTCTAACGGAGGATCAGCTGTCCTCGTCGCTGCTCAGTGTGGATCATCTGAGCAGGGAGGACTGCAGCTGGGCCGGGCTCTTCTCCTTCCAGGACCTCCGGGCCATTCACCAGCAGATGCGCTCTGTGGATTCGGACCTGGAGTTCTGCCTCCCGCTGTTTCCAGAGGAACCCGCCGGGATGTGGACGGTGCTGTTCGGCCCCGCCGAAGTGCCCAAGGCCGAAATGGAGGAGCTTTGCCATCGTTTGCAATTGTACCTCGGCCACGCTCTTGATGCGTGCGGATGGAAGATTCTTTCTCAGGTTCTGTTCACGGAAAACGACGACCCAGACGAGTACTATGAGAGCCTGAGCGAGCTGAGGCAGGCCGGGTACGAGGAGGTGCTTCATCGTGCGACAAAACACCTGCAGGAGGTGAGTTTGTGTTCTCGCTCCGTCTCCTTGACTACCAGGGAGAGGACCGTGCGTCTCTCCTCTCTAAGTCGGACTTAAACATGAGCTGAACGAGTTTTTACACAACTCCTGGACTGCCCAAATTTAAGAGGGATTTCAATTCTTTAATGTCGGCCGGTAATTCTATAAGTAAAGAAAGATAATAGTCTCTTGCAAGACGGCAGGAAGCCCTAGTTAAATGAAAACTATTGCAGTGCAGgattgcacacaaacacacacacacacacactggcccaTTGATCTACCTCACTCCATTTGAGGGCTGAGTTAATGGCTGTTTCAGTGCTTGCTGGTAGCCAACAGGATTGTCCAgtctgaccaaaaaaaaaaatgtgttcatattGATCTTCTTCCCAGCAGCAGAAAGGACTCTCAGATAGACTCCTATTTACAGTTACACGAAGCATCGTTTCAGTCCCGCAGCGCGGTGCATGTTTCCATTCACTGCTGAGCGACTCTCACAATTGGAATGACTTGCGAATCCAGTCCTGTAATCTTCACCAAAGGCCTTTTGATACACCGATACGTGCATAAGAGCCACTAGGAAACCTGTGCTAGAATAAGCAATCTACTTCACATCGCGCacttattttcatttgtggataacaagcatttattttgaaagtatttCCAATAATATAATGAAGTTCCTCTGTTatgcagctgctggagaagcACAAGTCAATGGACAGTatggtggagctgctgcaggtttaTGAAGAAGAAGATCAGGCCTATGGGGGCCTGCTGGAGGCCTCCACACAGCTCTACCAGTACTTGCTGCAACCCTTCAGAGATATGAGGGAACTAGCAATGCTTCGCAGACAGCAGATCAAGGTAAAAACCGTTCAGAAGGTTTTTGTTATAATCCTGCCAGCAAAAGGGCAAGCAGATTAGATTATAAAATCGTCCACCCTGGCCTTCAAAACAACATCAGTTATTCTAGGTACACTTGCCCAAATGATGATCATTTTTCACGTGTAGATTGAAACGCAAGAGTCTCAAAATTGAGTGAGGAACAGCGAAACTCTTCCACCAAGGTGAGCTGGTCAAAGACAGTCTCATCATTGCGAGACGGAGCACCAGCCACGAGACAGCAAGGTCTCGCAGACATAGAATACAAAGGCTCTTCTGGTTCTACCGcagaagcacaaagaaacaggaagcaaacagacagaggaCCGTAGATGCCGTGGTAGGTTGAGGAAACAGGTGCATTATGCATACTTTACGTTTAATTTGTTTGCTGAAGGACTGGAGAGCGGTGCCTTGATGAGTGTCTGCAGGCAACGGTGACCAATGTTGGAGGTTGCTTTCAAGTGTGCGTCTGCCTTGCTGCAAATAGTATACAGGGGATCTGGTCAGGATTAATGTTGCCTCCAATAATGAAAAGTAGAGGCAGATACTTTTCCATCATGTAATGCCATCAAGGAGACGTTTGATTGGCTCGAAATTCATTCTGGAGTGAGTCAATGATCCCAAACGTGCAGCCATTATCATGAGGAACAATCACTGttactttatttttgttttttgctttagGCGGTTTTCTCTTCCAGACAAGAATAACAAGTCCGAACAGAAGGAACCAGTTTACACGCCCTTTACAAATATAACGTGTGTGATGTGAATTAAAGAAAGTCAGCAGTAGTTCTGTTGTTAGTggaataaatacaataaattatttgaaaagTGTTGGTGTACAGAATATTGAGATTACCAGTTCAATTTACGGTcgagacagatggccgtccacaatgagccttgggttctgtccaaggtttctgcctgttaaagggaaggctttccttgcctccgtcgccaacgtgcttgctcttgtgggtccggttgggttctatctttccctgctccacctgtggAAAAGGTCAAAGGAATGAGCAATGGTAACCTGACCTAGGATATTGCAGTGGTAAATGATACCTGGCTGCTGAAGGGTGCATTAATGTGCAGTGAGGTTACTTAAGGTCATATTTAGATGCATCTCTGTGCTGATAGTTTTGCAGCtcgtatttttttcttcctccgcCTTTTGTTTTCTACTTGGGTCCTCTCAAATGAGagttttcaacttttttttggTTCAATGTTCATTAGCAGATACTGCAGTTAAAAGAGATGGTTATGGATTATAAATTACTCACCTTGCTTCCTTAATACAGTTGACAATTGATTGCAATACATAAAAAAGACATTGCCCAGGTGTATGCAGGTGCTTTTGTCTGCAGCAAGGTGGCCCTTGTGAACAACGTAGGTGGAGCTCCCTCTTCACGTTTGTGTGGTGAAAGCAGAGAGCACATATTAACATATTCggtatatacatataaaatctctctctgctacatgcaaaaaaaataaatattcacctCTCTCAATATTCAACTCTCACCAAAGTATTTTcatcacattttcacattttttgctCATCAATCCTGCTAAGTATCAATAGCATCGTTGATTTATTGGCACCTCGTTATTAGAATATTAGTGTACACTGGCTGTATAAGAAATGTGCTTAATGTTCTGGCCTTTGATGATACCATTTGTAATACTATTATTCCTTTGGATATTTGATATCAGTTTGATATACTGTGTCTCAGTgtactgtacatattttaaatgttttttctaaaCTAGTATGAAAAGTGTATTTTTACTACAGTAGTTCTATGGACTTGAGCTTAAAAGGGATTGAGCTTTACAGCTCACCAGCGTTCTTCATCTCGCTGCCAAAATATATGAATTCCCAACAGATTTCCTTGGACAACGACTATTATGGCCCAAGGCGGATTGAAGCTCTGAAGAAAGAGGACATTGACTGGCAGAAGAAAGCGCAGGACGCCGTCCTCAGCATACAGGAGTTTACTGTAAAATACTTTGAGATCACTGCCAGAGCACAGAAAGGTAATGCGTGCCTCACTGTCACTGCCAATGATGAGTCAATAAATCAACCGAGGAATGACTTTGAgcagtctctcacacacacacacacacacacacacgcacacacacacgcatgcactgGAAGTGTTGGCGTGCTATTGAGCTGTGTGTGGTTGCGAGCACCATGGATAATGGACtttgagacagacaggaaggaacaAGGACAACTTATTGATCAACCTGCTCTGGCAGCaaagtgatgtgtgtgtgtgtgtgtgtgtgtgttgtccaaAACCCCCCTGGTGAGCTTACCACAGTTCTTTTCCTTCACTACTGAAATTTACTATATAAAAAATTCCGATTTATTTAAAGTAGAAGCTATAAATGGAAACTTAAATCAATGTAATGTCTAAAGGTGGACAGTAGGTGTCTCTCTTTACATAATAAAGCTTCACCTGATCACTGTATCCGAGGAGGAAGTAATTTAGCATGCTGGTGAGTTAATTTCACGTGAGCGCACTTTGACCCTGAATCCTTACCGCTCATTGCAtactggcgtgtgtgtgtgtgtgtgtgtgtgtgtgtgtaggggtgtatGACCATATGAAGGTGGACCAGCGCAAGTTCGGGAAATCTTCGTGGACGGCTGCAGTGGAACGCATGGAAACACTTCGCTATTCTGTTGCAAAAGAAACTCTGCAACTCCAGAGAGCCAGGGAGATTTGTCTGGACCAGAGGAAGCACGCGCTTCGAGAGGAGGTGCTTTAATAATCCTTAcaagccatttaaaaacacgTGTAAAGTACCAGCATGTGCACAGAAGCACGCGCACGTGCACCTTCTCGTTTTGCGACTTGTTTTCTGTCGCATCAGATGCAGAGTCTGTGCAGCGGTCGGGATGCCATGACCCTGTTAGACCGCATGGAGACGCAGTACTAcgcgctgcagctccagctgtaTGACATCCAGGCTGAAATACTACAGTGTGAAGAGCTGCTCCTCACTGCCCAACTTGACAGCATTCGTAGGCAGATGGCAGGTATTTTggcagaatttaaatatttgatttcattttttttagctctTGTTTACAGTTTACAGTATTAGTGCTGCGCTTGAACCCACTAGAAGACCGTTACTCATTACATTACTGGTACGTAATCCATCAGAGAGGCAAACGGCTTGTACCTGTGTGCCTTGTAatctttgtgcgtgtgttttcagAGCATCAGGACGAGATCGTGTACTATGACAGCGTCGAAAGTGCGGATGATATGACAGAAGATGATGCTACGGAGAGAGAAGACACGCGTAGACTTCAGGTCAGCGCTCTACAGCTAGAAGCAAGAAGAGGGCGCATCGCTGCCAAGCGCTCCTACTTGAGGAACAAGCGGGTGGGTGCGCCTCACTCAGCcccagtgtgtgcgtgtggaagTCTGTCTCTAGCATACACCTGTCTGGCAAGTGCAGGTGTCAGTTTATCCCATTGTGAGAAAACTCGCAATGGTCTTCCTGTTTCTCCGTCCGAATGACTGAGAACTGTGGTATTACATTTCTGAAGACTATGCTGAGGACACTCATGTAATCAGAAACCTATTGCTATTGCTTTGGTCGGCAGCGTGACGCTGTGTGAATAGACCAGTTGATATTTCATCTCCttttctgtcctgcaggagaTCTGTGTATCCAATCACAGTCAGAAGCAGCGGAAAAGCCAAACCTTCCTCGAGGACTCTGTATGCCAGCAGGTCTGACGGGGCGATATTCTTACAATACAATAATGTCGACTGTAATATGAATACAGTTCAATCATCCTGCAATCATCAAATGTTTCAGCTGAGAatgggagaagaggaagataaggaaaggaagaagagcagagtaagtgaggagagacagagaactCTGGACCGGCTGCGCACTTTTAAGCAGGTATGCATCTCCTGTTAACTGTTATCATCACAccttctatttgtttttgtcttacTGACTtccagcgctctctctctctctctctctgccattcTCTGTAGAGGTACCCGGGCCAGGTGATCCTGAAATCCACTCGACTTCGCGTGTCCAACACCAGAAGGAGAGACCGTAGAAAGGGTGCTGAAGTGGACAGCGTAACTGAGCGCACGGAGCCCGTTTGTGTGCAGAGGCTGAGCCCGCCCGTGTGTCTGAGCACCAGTGTGCAGACGGACCCAAGCGCCACACTCACCACTCAGCCCGTGAGGTCCTGCAAAACCCCCCGTCCTCCGCTACCTGTGCCGAGTTCTGCAgactcctcctgctctccctgCTCCCTGTCCTCATTGCTGGGGTCTTccgtctcccctcctcctccacctccacctcccttGCCGACAAAAGAAGACTTGTCTCCGTCTGAGAGCCCTGGTCGCCATGCGCAGAAGAGTGCAGGAGAAGAGCTCTCTTTCACGCCACTCGGCCCATTTATCCCTCGCTTCTTTGACAGCAGCCAACTTGTGATTGCCCGGAAAAAGCTGAGGAAGACTCCAGAGTTTGACTCCCACAGCAGAAGAGGTGCTGGAGCGGTACCATTGTAAGCTCTATTCGATTAGCTTGTTAATTACGCTAGCCAGTCAgtggttttttctttcttcacttATGCAGTGGACTCGCCCATGGATGAGGTGCTGGCCTCCTTGAAAAGGGGCAGCTTCCACCTGAGGAAGGCCGACCGGAGGACCCTGCCTCCCGCCAAGGGTGACGACGACTCCGACAACATCCTGGTTCAGATCCGCAAAGGCGTCAAGCTGAGGCGCGTCCCCAGGAAAGACGGCAAGCGCCACGGAGAGCTCCCCACTTCCACCGACCCGCTGACGAGGAGCATCCACGAGGCTCTGCGCCGGATCAAAGAGGCCTCGCCAGAGTCTGACtcagacgacgacgacgacggtCTGGCAGGCCCTGACTGGGACAGCTAGGGTTCGAGGCTGAGATGCAGCTAATAATACGCACACAGATACTTGCACCGGGTCATACTTCACACACTGTActgcacgacacacacacactgttactTATTCCCTCAATCTCAAGCACACAGGGCCTGAATCATACTGAATATCACCAACTTACCAAATCCCCCCCAAAGGTCTATGTTGAGCCTCTTTTTCACTTCACATTCGCCATCAAGacattatttgtgtttctgtgctgtAATCACATTGTAATGATGccgtttttttaatttttttctatACTTTTGCATATAAACTATTAAAACATTCTCCGCTGGCCCTTTGCAGATACTAGAAATAACACATGAAACACTGCACTGATATGGAAAGCTATAACTGCTGTGAGCTGTGTGATTACTATTGTTTTTAGCCACGCAcctaatattattattagaataGTATTAGCAATCTGTAACTGTAACAAAAACATATATGTTGTATGGGTTATAACTTGGggttgtgtggggggggaagaCAAATTACTTAAACTAGATTTACAGTCCAGACTGAAACCATCACA
This genomic interval carries:
- the LOC137893083 gene encoding junction-mediating and -regulatory protein-like, with the translated sequence MSFTMEDHLESGWVAVRPNAFEEKEKHKFAFIVAWNEVEGKFAVTCHNRTAQRRSSGRDSLVEEGASSLDRDTAQSLLRDRSPAKRGRDAVTECSQSPLSPDLEVLKALTEDQLSSSLLSVDHLSREDCSWAGLFSFQDLRAIHQQMRSVDSDLEFCLPLFPEEPAGMWTVLFGPAEVPKAEMEELCHRLQLYLGHALDACGWKILSQVLFTENDDPDEYYESLSELRQAGYEEVLHRATKHLQELLEKHKSMDSMVELLQVYEEEDQAYGGLLEASTQLYQYLLQPFRDMRELAMLRRQQIKISLDNDYYGPRRIEALKKEDIDWQKKAQDAVLSIQEFTVKYFEITARAQKGVYDHMKVDQRKFGKSSWTAAVERMETLRYSVAKETLQLQRAREICLDQRKHALREEMQSLCSGRDAMTLLDRMETQYYALQLQLYDIQAEILQCEELLLTAQLDSIRRQMAEHQDEIVYYDSVESADDMTEDDATEREDTRRLQVSALQLEARRGRIAAKRSYLRNKREICVSNHSQKQRKSQTFLEDSVCQQLRMGEEEDKERKKSRVSEERQRTLDRLRTFKQRYPGQVILKSTRLRVSNTRRRDRRKGAEVDSVTERTEPVCVQRLSPPVCLSTSVQTDPSATLTTQPVRSCKTPRPPLPVPSSADSSCSPCSLSSLLGSSVSPPPPPPPPLPTKEDLSPSESPGRHAQKSAGEELSFTPLGPFIPRFFDSSQLVIARKKLRKTPEFDSHSRRVDSPMDEVLASLKRGSFHLRKADRRTLPPAKGDDDSDNILVQIRKGVKLRRVPRKDGKRHGELPTSTDPLTRSIHEALRRIKEASPESDSDDDDDGLAGPDWDS